The DNA sequence GGCCAGGACCGGGAGCAGGATCCAGTGTTTCGAGTTCTGGCGCATGGTGCGCTCCCTCGTTGCCGACGTTTTCAATGGCCGAGGATCTTGCCGAGGAAGTCACGGGCGCGCCCGGACTCGGGCCGGGTGAAGAACGACTCGGGGTCGGTGTCCTCCACGATGGCGCCATCGGCCATGAAGACCACCCGGTCGGCCGCCTTGCGGGCAAACCCCATCTCGTGGGTGACAACCAGCATCGTCATGCCCTCTTTCGCGAGTGAGACCATCACATCGAGGACCTCGTTGACCATTTCCGGGTCCAGAGCGGATGTCGGCTCGTCGAACAGCATGACCTTGGGATCCATCGCCAGTGAACGTGCGATGGCAACGCGTTGCTGCTGCCCGCCGGAGAGTTGCGCCGGGTACTTGTCCTTCTGGCTCGCGATGCCGACTCGCTCCAGTAATTCCATCCCGCGCTTGTTCGCCGCGGCCTTGTCCTTGCCACGCACCTTGATCGGTGCCAGCGTCACATTGTCGAGAATTGTCTTGTGCGCGAACAGGTTGAACGACTGGAAGACCATTCCGACGTCGGCGCGCAGGGCGGCGAGCGCCTTGCCCTCGGCGGGCAACAACTTGCCGTCGATACGAATCTCGCCGCTGTCTATCGGCTCGAGCCGGTTGATCGTGCGGCACAGGGTCGACTTGCCCGATCCCGACGGACCGAGGATGACCACGACCTGGCCGGCGGGCACCTCGAGGTCGATGTCCTTGAGCACGTGGAGGTCGCCGAAGTGCTTCTGCACGTCGCGCAGAGTGATCATCGGCGGGGCGGTTTGTGTGGCGGCCGGCCCGTCGGGGTGAGGCGCGGACGAGCCCGCTCGAGGTGCTGTCATAACTGTCGACCTTAAGGTGCCGGTGTGGGCGAGCAGCGGGGGACCGGGAACATCGCCGGCTGGCGGGGTGGATCGCCGCAGCTCAGCCGCCAATTTCACCTGGTCTGATGGGCCAAGTACCCTGGGAGGAGTGACAATCTCGATGACGGATCCGCAGACCGGGCACCCCGACACCCTGGGGCGCTCCTACCAGGTCCGCACCTACGGCTGTCAGATGAATGTCCACGACTCCGAGCGTATTTCCGGCCTCCTCGAAGACGCCGGTTATGTCCGCGCATCCGACGATGGTGATGCCGACCTGGTGGTCTTCAACACCTGCGCCGTCCGGGAGAACGCCGACAACAAGCTCTACGGCAACCTCTCGCACCTGGCACCGGTCAAGGCGAGTCGTCCCGGAATGCAGATCGCTGTCGGTGGCTGTCTTGCCCAGAAGGATCGCGGCACCGTCCTCGAGAAGGCCCCGTGGGTCGACGTCGTGTTCGGAACACACAACCTCGGATCCCTGCCGGTGCTGCTCGAACGCGCTCGCCACAATGCGCAGGCCCAGGTCGAGATCATCGATGCACTGGAAGCCTTTCCGTCCACCTTGCCCGCCAAACGCGAGTCCGCGTATTCGGGGTGGGTGTCGATCTCGGTCGGTTGCAACAACACCTGCACGTTCTGCATCGTTCCGGCTCTTCGCGGCAAGGAGGTCGACCGCCGGCCCGGAGACGTCCTCGCCGAGGTGCAGGCGCTGGTGAACGAAGGGGTCGTCGAGGTCACCTTGCTCGGCCAGAACGTGAACGCCTACGGGATGTCGTTCGCCGATCCGGATCTGGGACGCGATCGGGGAGCATTCGCCGCGTTGCTGCGTGCCTGCGGTGACATCGAGGGTCTCGAACGTGTGCGGTTCACGTCGCCGCACCCCGCAGAGTTCACCGACGACGTGATCGAGGCGATGGCGCAGACCCCGAACGTCTGTCCCCAACTGCACATGCCGTTGCAATCGGGTTCTGACCGGATCCTCAAGGCGATGCGCCGCAGCTACCGCAGCACCAAGTTCCTCGGGATCATCGAGCGGGTGCGGGCGGCGATGCCGCATGCGTCCATCACCACCGACATCATCGTCGGATTTCCCGGTGAGACCGAAGAGGATTTCCAGGCGACCCTCGACGTGGTCGCCGAGGCCAGATTCACCAGTGCGTACACCTTCCAGTATTCGCCCAGGCCGGGGACACCCGCGGCCGACATGGCCGACCAGGTACCCAAACATGTGGTGAGCGAGCGCTATATGCGACTGACCGACCTACAGGACCGGATCTGCCTGGAGGAGAACCAGAAGCTCATCGGGGCGCCGGTGGAGGTCCTGGTAACCGCCGACGGCCGAAAAGATCAGGGCCGGATGACCGGCCGTGCGCGCGATGGCAGGCTCGTCCATTTCGTCACCGAGGGCGACGCCGTCCGCCCGGGCGATCTGGTGGACACGATCTTGACCGGTGCGGCACCGCACTATCTGCTGGCCGATGACGGTATCCGTGGCCATCGGCGTACCCGGGCCGGCGACGCGCACGCGGCCGGTACCACCCCCCAAACCCCGCCGATCGGAGTCGGACTCGGTCTGCCACCGATCGGGAAGCCTGTCGAAGCGCCGGTTGAATCTACCTGTGGCGCAGGATGCGAGCTCTGATGACCGAGAAGAACAACGGACCGGACCCAGCGGGTTTCGATCAGTTCAAGGGCGATCTACGCAAGGCCGAACGCAAGGTCGCCGGCGAGATCGACCCCGGGGCCCGCGCCGTGGTGGTGGCGGTCGCGGTACTGGTGGCGATTCTGTCCTTCGTCCTGCCCCACACCGGGTCTGTGACCGGCATCGACGTGATCACGTTCAGCTCGGACGCGGCGGCCGAGCGGGTGACCATCACCTCGCGCGTGTTCGTGGTCCTGCAGCTCGTCTTCGGGATCGGTTTCTCGGCGCTCGCGCTGCTCACCCGCCGATGGGTCTTCGCCTGGATCGCCCTGTGCGGCAGTGCGGTGTCCTGTTTCGCGGGTCTGTTGGCGTGGTGGTCGCGCAACACTCCGGGAGTGTCCGGAGAGGAGCCGCCCAGCGGCGTCGGCATCGGCCTGATCATCGGATGGGTGGCGATGTTCGTGATCACCTTCCACTGGTCGCGCGTGGTGTGGGCCCGTACCAACTACCAGTTGGCTCTCGAGGCGCAGCGTCGCGACGAGGCCGCGGCCGAGGAAGAGCGGGCGCTCGCGCTCCAGCGGCGAACATCCGAACGCCGGCGTGAAAGCCGTCGCTCAGAGGGCGACGACCTCTAGCAAGCCGCCGGCCGGCCGGCATCCGTGAGGATGCCAGGCCGACGTCAGTCCCCGATGGCGCCTTCGGCTGCACGCGCCCATTCGCGCCACTGTTCGGCCTGTTCGCGTAGCTTGCGCGCATCCTTGCTCTTGCCGTTGGCTTCCGCCTTGGCAGCCTGATCCTCGAGCTGGGCCACGCGGTCGGCGAATTGCTGTGCACGCGCCTTCACCGCGGGATCGGTGCGCTGCCACTGAGCGGACTCGGCGTCGCGAATCCGCTTCTCCACAGCCTTGATTCGTGCCTCGAGGGAGTGCATCTGTTCGCGCGGGACCTTGCCGATCTCGTCCCACTGGTCCCGGATGGTGCGGAACTCGCGACGAGCCGCCTCGAGATCAGCTTGCGGATCGATGGACTTCTCGG is a window from the Williamsia sp. DF01-3 genome containing:
- the miaB gene encoding tRNA (N6-isopentenyl adenosine(37)-C2)-methylthiotransferase MiaB, with protein sequence MTDPQTGHPDTLGRSYQVRTYGCQMNVHDSERISGLLEDAGYVRASDDGDADLVVFNTCAVRENADNKLYGNLSHLAPVKASRPGMQIAVGGCLAQKDRGTVLEKAPWVDVVFGTHNLGSLPVLLERARHNAQAQVEIIDALEAFPSTLPAKRESAYSGWVSISVGCNNTCTFCIVPALRGKEVDRRPGDVLAEVQALVNEGVVEVTLLGQNVNAYGMSFADPDLGRDRGAFAALLRACGDIEGLERVRFTSPHPAEFTDDVIEAMAQTPNVCPQLHMPLQSGSDRILKAMRRSYRSTKFLGIIERVRAAMPHASITTDIIVGFPGETEEDFQATLDVVAEARFTSAYTFQYSPRPGTPAADMADQVPKHVVSERYMRLTDLQDRICLEENQKLIGAPVEVLVTADGRKDQGRMTGRARDGRLVHFVTEGDAVRPGDLVDTILTGAAPHYLLADDGIRGHRRTRAGDAHAAGTTPQTPPIGVGLGLPPIGKPVEAPVESTCGAGCEL
- a CDS encoding amino acid ABC transporter ATP-binding protein; translated protein: MITLRDVQKHFGDLHVLKDIDLEVPAGQVVVILGPSGSGKSTLCRTINRLEPIDSGEIRIDGKLLPAEGKALAALRADVGMVFQSFNLFAHKTILDNVTLAPIKVRGKDKAAANKRGMELLERVGIASQKDKYPAQLSGGQQQRVAIARSLAMDPKVMLFDEPTSALDPEMVNEVLDVMVSLAKEGMTMLVVTHEMGFARKAADRVVFMADGAIVEDTDPESFFTRPESGRARDFLGKILGH